From Leptidea sinapis chromosome 12, ilLepSina1.1, whole genome shotgun sequence, the proteins below share one genomic window:
- the LOC126967176 gene encoding putative uncharacterized protein DDB_G0282129, whose protein sequence is MRAVLYILMVLASSTAQEYSTDVNNDKLNAVEPNPSVRLDPYIRKALLKALSDLEENENITDIEATDSSFSLQPTSASVQDTSPTQTFKENIQIHSFVVNGQEAFKNSTNVKPTVLDHNISILSSTVGNVENYVTATLPTQSPFNEIFQAKETGVNLQQIRSISQSKKNYAGAGLNKVTSNKPRLISTTSSTTTTTTTTTTTTPRPTHDEDGLNIEEVDKRDVQVFQAPLVAAFTVHQDAHGVPKQVVPIYQQINVQQPLKPVLSTSEIISPTSAPKLSHEEFIIQQQNLQNQLAEKQRILEEQLRFLQIQQRQQDELLRRQQYLLQQKETLRQQSLQVKQQQEPNSISGIRSQTSSLQPSIAVGQNTLVGNIQQLPNREAVDFLINLRNQQSEQFPLQNNHLPPGISSFLQPNSAISFAQNQNTIQSSQGNRVFRHESGVGNLGVNNFNFNRFNQFGQPVHTNGFFPINRPNQLNSDDELKHLLFQTGLNGRTHEDLNIVTKVLSLNHGIPVNTSNKLFFEGRRQVRPF, encoded by the exons ATGCGTGCA GTACTTTACATTTTGATGGTACTGGCCTCCAGTACAGCACAAGAATATTCTACAGATGTGAATAATGATAAGTTAAATGCGGTGGAACCAAACCCTTCCGTTCGACTTGATCCATATATCCGAAAAGCTTTACTGAAAGCTTTGAGTGATCTTGAAGAAAACGAAAATATAACCGATATTGAAGCGACAGATTCATCATTTAGTTTACAACCGACGAGTGCAAGTGTGCAAGATACATCACCCACACAAACCTTCAAAGAGAATATACAAATCCATTCATTCGTCGTAAATGGACAGGAAGCATTTAAAAACAGTACAAATGTGAAACCAACTGTATTGGATcacaatatttcaatattaagcTCAACGGTAGGTAACGTTGAAAACTATGTAACAGCCACGTTACCTACACAATCCccatttaatgaaattttccaAGCAAAAGAAACTGGAGTGAACTTACAACAAATCAGAAGTATAAGTCAATCAAAGAAAAACTATGCTGGTGCTGGACTTAATAAAGTCACGAGTAATAAGCCACGTTTGATATCGACAACTTCTTCTACTACCACTACTACAACAACGACGACAACAACTACTCCAAGACCTACCCACGATGAAGATGGACTTAACATTGAAGAAGTAGACAAGCGTGATGTTCAAGTATTTCAAGCTCCTCTAGTTGCAGCCTTTACTGTACATCAAGATGCACATGGAGTTCCGAAGCAAGTCGTACCAATTTATCAACAGATCAATGTCCAACAACCACTGAAGCCAGTGTTGTCTACGTCTGAAATTATATCCCCTACTAGTGCTCCTAAACTATCACATGAGGAATTTATAATACaacaacaaaatttacaaaatcagTTAGCAGAGAAACAAAGGATATTGGAAGAACAACTGAGGTTTTTGCAAATACAGCAAAGACAACAAGATGAATTGCTGCGTAGGCAGCAATACTTATTACAACAAAAAGAAACTCTAAGGCAACAAAGTCTTCAGGTCAAACAACAGCAAGAACCCAATAGTATTAGTGGAATACGGTCGCAGACATCTTCACTCCAACCAAGTATAGCAGTAGGACAAAATACTTTGGTAGGTAATATACAACAACTACCCAACCGTGAAGCTGTTGACTTTCTTATAAATCTACGTAACCAACAATCAGAACAATTTCCATTACAAAATAATCACCTTCCACCAGGAATTTCATCATTTCTACAACCAAACTCAGCTATAAGCTTTGCCCAAAATCAAAACACAATccaaagttcacagggaaatagaGTATTTCGTCATGAATCTGGAGTTGGTAACCTAGGAGTAaacaattttaactttaatagaTTCAACCAATTTGGTCAACCAGTGCATACAAATGGATTTTTTCCCATAAACCGACCTAATCAACTTAATTCAGATGATGAACTGAAACATTTGCTCTTTCAAACTGGACTTAATGGTAGGACTCATGAAGATTTGAACATCGTTACCAAAGTTTTGTCTCTAAATCACGGAATACCAGTGAATACATCTAACAAactcttttttgaaggtaggcGACAAGTAAGACCTTTTTga